ctccattcacaatatcctcaaagaaaataagatacttggaaatcaacctaacaaaagaagtgaaagatttatacaatgaaaactacagaaccctaaagagagagatagaagatctcagaagatggaaaaatgtaccctgttcatggataggcagaactaacatcatcaaaatggcaatattacccaaagttctctacaggtttaatgcgatgccaatcaaaatcccaaaggcatttcttgtagaaatagataaagaaatcatgaaattcatatggaaaaacaaaagacccagaatagcaaaagcaattctaagcaggaagtgtgaatctggaggtatagcgataccagagttcaaactgtactacaaagcaatagtaacaaaaccagcatggtactggtaccaaaacaggcgggtggaccaatggtacagaatagaggacacagagactaatccacaaagttacaactatcttatatttgataaggggctaaaaacatgcaatggaggaaggatagcatcttcaacaaatggtgctgggaaaattggaaatccatatgcaacaaaatgaaattgaatccctttctcttgccatgcacaaaagttaactcaaaatggatcaaggagctagatatcaaatcggAGACactgtctgatagaagaaaaagttggctacaatctacatattgtgggatcgggctccaaattccttaataggattcccatagcccaagagttaacaacaagaataaacaaatgggacttacttaaactaaaaagtttttctcagcaagagaaacaataaaagaggtaaatggagagcctacatcctgggaacaaatttttacccctcacacctcagatagagcactaatatccagaatgtacaaagaactcaaaaaattaaacaataagataacaaataatccaatcaacaaatggaccaaggacctgaatagacacttctcagaggaggacatacaatcaatcaacaagtacatgaaaaaatgctcaccatctctaacaatcagagaaatgcaaatcaaaaccaccctaagataccatctcactccagtaagattggcagccattatgaagtcaaacaacaataaatgttggcgaggatgtggggaaaagggtacacttgtacattgctggtgggattgcaaaatggtaaggccaatttggaaagcagtatggaaattcctgggaaagctgggaatggatccaccatttgatccagctatcgcccttctcggactattcccagaggaccttaaaagagcgcactatagggatacggccacatcaatgattatagcggcacacttcacaatagctagactgtggaaccaacctagatgtccctcaatagatgaatggataaaaaaaatgtggcatctatatacaatggagtattatgcagcactaagaaatgacaaaatcatagaatttgcagggaagtggattgcattagagcagattatgctaagtgaagctagccaagccctaaaaaacaaatgccaaatgtcttctttgatataaagagagcaactaagaacagaacaggaaggaagagcatgaggaaaagactaacagtaaacaaagacaaatggggggagaaaaagggagagagaagggaaagcatatggaaatggtaggagaccttcaatgatacacaaaactataagaggttatgaggtgcaagggggagggggaaaaagggagagaattgaacaacagcagaggaggcagagagggaagatgggaggggaggggaggggggatagtaggggacaggaaaggtagcagaatacaacagtcactaatatgccattatgtaaaaatgtgagtatgtaacagatgtgattctgcaatctgtatttggggtagaaatgggagttcaaaacccagttgagtcaaatgtatgaaagatgatatatcatgagctctgtaatgttttgaacaatcaataaagaaaaaaatagtaaaaactcCTAGCATAAAATATGCCAGCTTTTACAACAATAAATTGTTTaccttacaaaaaaaataaagagctatcaacaattaaaataataataataataaacccatTTGACATTTTAAGCTTTATGtgctatattgttttatttattcatttttaattttattctttttagatatacatgacagtactgtgtattttgacatattatacattcatggagcatatcttttttttttttaaagagagagtgagagaggagagagagagagagaatttttttttaatatttattttttagttctcggtggacacaacatctttgttggtatgtggtgctgaggatcgaacccgggccgcacgcatgccaggcgagcgcgccaccacctgagccacatccccagcccatggagcATATCTTAGTCTAATTAAGAAACTTCACCTAAGACCttttatctcaagtttttctgcAGCTGTTTTCAAGCATCAGTGGAGCTAGAAACATCTGGGTGCCCAACAGCACCTGCAAAGTATAGTTTCTTCTGTGAGTCAGGTGGTCTCCAGAGCCAGAGCCCAGGAGACTTTAAGACATTTggcagtaaatgaatggatctggagattatcatgccaagagaaataagccaatccccccaaaaccagaagttgaatgttctctctgatatgtggatgctagcacacaataaggagagagagaagagcagtttagaggattagacaaaggagaatgaagggaaaggagtggAAATAGCatcaggaaagacagtggaatgaactggacatatctttcctatgttcatatatgaatactcaAGTGAAACTCTATATCAGGTACAACCACAGGAACGGGATCCTAATTAGACTAAGATATGctccatgaatgtataatatgtcaaaatgcacagtactgggctgggattgtggctcagtggtagagcactcgcctagcacgggcaggacctgggttcgattctcagcaccacataaaaataaaggcattgtgttgtgtccatgtacaaaaaagattcatattctctctctctccctctctctcaaaaaataaataaataagcttttaaaaagtttatatataaaaaatacacagtactgtcatgtatatctaaaaagaataaattaaaaaaatgaataaataaaaaaatatagcacgtaaagcttaaaaaaaaaaggagagctgTGAGCTTCGAAGAAAGATCTGGCCTTCAGGTAAAGTAGTGAGATCAGTAGACGATATGAAAGGAATGGATCTGAATATCACCAGTTAGAGAGgatgactaaataaatgaatggaccAAGGTCAGAAACAGTCCATGTCTTGGTGGTGCTAAAATGTTAGAAAAGAATGGTTACTCCCCTTCATTTGGAAgtgggagaaaatgaaaagactttTCAGTCTCTGATCTTATGCAGACTTAACAACTGACCCACTGGATGGCATGAAAAGTTGTTGAACTTCCTAGATTTTAGTCTGAAAATAAGTCATAATAGCTTCTCTACTTCCTTCCAATTGTCATGGGGGTACAATAAAAAACACACAAGGACCTTCTGCAAAGTCAAAATATTACACAAAAGAGAGgcaactttaaaaaaacagaaaatttctcaTAATCTTTAACTTTTTTTGCCCCATGCTGGGTCAATAAATTCTAGGGTTCCTGGATTAGTTAATTACAAGTGAACACAAAATTGTTGAATGACACTATTGAACAGAAGGTTAGAAAAATTTATTGACATGATAGAGAATAAAAGACAAtgtagacataaaaataaaaaaaggggtgTAGGAAAGTTAGGAGGTGGAATGACGACAGAATTTGTGCAGGAATATCATGTAAGAGACATTGGAGGTTTGCTGGGAGATTGAGTCATTGGGAAGTTCTTGAGTATTAATCTCAGATTATGGAgcactattttaaaatgataccATAGTCAAAGTTGACTTGAGATAAAATTGAAAGATCTAGGAATAACTTCAGAATGTAAGAACTGGAGAGCACAAAAATGTAGTTTTACCTACGCTTTTCCAGCATCAGCTGGGAAAGACAGAGAGGAAAGCAAAGCTAGGCCCACAAGACCATCTTCCCTAGTCCACTGATCTGCTGAAATTCCTTTCTTTTGCCTATTGAACAGTTATACCCTATGCTACTTCAACCAAAGTTCCCATGGTGAgggaaaattttgagaaaatattccaATATTAATATCACtaagaatattaatttaataattatgttaaaagCCCTTCACACacagaaggaaattttctttctaaaaagagCCCTTCCTAGGGCTCCCTTTATGTCTCTGTTCCTTaggctgtagatgaaggggttcagcatgggagTGACCACCGTGTACATCAGAGCCATGACAGTATCTTTCACAGTGGATTTATTAGCTGTTGGATGTAAGTACAGACCAATGACTGTCCCATAGAACAGTGACACCACAGAGAGGTGGgagccacaggtggagaaggccttacGGATACCTCGAGCAGAAGGGACCTTGAGAATGGAGGACACTATCTTTGCATAGGATACAAGAATGAGTAGGAATGGGATGACAACAAAAATTCCTCCTATAATAAATAGCACCCACTCATTAACGTGAGTGTCAGAGCAGGCCAGCTTGAGCAGGGCGGatatttcacagaaaaagtgTGGGATCACATTGTCTGCACAGAAGGACAATCTGTTAACTAGCAGGGTGTGCAACAAGGAATAGAACGTGGTCTGCACCCAGGACAGCACCACCAGGGAGAGACAGAGCTTAGGGCTCATGATGGTGGTGTAGTGCAGGGGGaagcagatggccacatagcggtcataggccatggccACAAGGATGAAGTTCCCAAGGTCtccaaaaaacagaaagaagtatATTTGTGTCAGGCAGCCTGCATAGGGGATGGAGGGGACTTGACTCTGCATGTTCTGTAGCAATTTGGGCATGGTGACAGAGgaaaagcagaggtcagagaaggACAAGTTGCTGAGAAACAAATACATGGGAGTGTGCAGATGGGAGTCCAGGCGGATGAGGGTGATGATGAGGAGGTTTCCCAGGACAGTGGTAAGATACATGGCCAGGAACAGGGCATAGAAGAGGTTCTGGTGCTCTGGCTGGATGGGCAGGCCCAGGAGGAGGAACTCTGAGATGAGAGTTTGGTTTTTTCCCATTATTACTTGTCTCCAATAcctttaagagaaataaaaaggccCTTTACAAACCCAAGTGAAAATGATCATGTTTTTCTCATACACAGTGTTTACGTATTCTACAGTAGTTGATTCCACCACCATCACAATAAGTATAACCTTCAAGTGTCTTTTATCTCTATGatcatttattactttttctcaTCTTCTTTTAAACATGTTTCAGTAGCCCATTCTTTCCTAAGTACTTATCTGTTTGCTTCTGTCACAAAAGGAGTGTAGGATTTTCTCTTCCCTGCCTGACTGGTCATTCTTAGCAACTGTAATCGGTTTCTGCTTTATAATATCTGATAGGGTGATGTTCTTCGAATATTTTTGTAAATCCCATTCTCTTATAATTCTATATAGAACCCCAAGGAAATCTCACCGAATGCCAAATACTTAGATTAGTATTTAAACTCGGGCAGAGACATCTCTCTCACTCACAGAACTCTGCATGCCACTGCTGGACGGTCCTCTTCCCTTGGATGTATCACAGGGGTCTTCAGCTCAACAGGTTCCTAATGAAACTCAGCATAGTGTGTTGCATCCATAttattctcctcctcttccacatTCGTTCCAATAAAGGAAGGCAGGATCCAAATTGCCAAAGTATgaactttttttcttccattcttctctgTCACCATCAAATCCAGCCATATCTATCACATCCCATATATTCTACATTTCATTCCTCTGCTACTTCATCCACTCCTCATCACAAAACCCACATTCCTCGTGGTCCAGGTGAGACTCAAGTCAGTTCCCTGTTTCCCACACCTTAAATACCTTCTCCTTCAATATGATTCATTCACACTGTGTCATTCTGAGATGGAAATCAGGTCATCTCTCCTGATTCATGCTTCAGGATATTCTCATTGCTCTTAAGATAAAGGTAAAGTTTCTTTGAAGGGTACAAATGGTGCTTCATTACCTGAGCTGTGTCTCCCTCCATGGTCTCATCTTGCGCCCAAGTGACACAAGCCTTCCCT
This window of the Ictidomys tridecemlineatus isolate mIctTri1 chromosome 3, mIctTri1.hap1, whole genome shotgun sequence genome carries:
- the LOC101958341 gene encoding olfactory receptor 1E16 encodes the protein MGKNQTLISEFLLLGLPIQPEHQNLFYALFLAMYLTTVLGNLLIITLIRLDSHLHTPMYLFLSNLSFSDLCFSSVTMPKLLQNMQSQVPSIPYAGCLTQIYFFLFFGDLGNFILVAMAYDRYVAICFPLHYTTIMSPKLCLSLVVLSWVQTTFYSLLHTLLVNRLSFCADNVIPHFFCEISALLKLACSDTHVNEWVLFIIGGIFVVIPFLLILVSYAKIVSSILKVPSARGIRKAFSTCGSHLSVVSLFYGTVIGLYLHPTANKSTVKDTVMALMYTVVTPMLNPFIYSLRNRDIKGALGRALFRKKISFCV